The following proteins are co-located in the Fluviicola sp. genome:
- a CDS encoding ABC transporter substrate-binding protein, with amino-acid sequence MQTIGFLLPRSTFYQGISFDLFQGMKSSLAASGYENVRVLTENIGFGTDKQLCYKCAENLIMHENAQIVFAYIGHRTAQVLRPLFAAANRLLIVLDAGAHMPQEWPVSPNIFYHSLQNALGSWLSSGMAVRNGHVSASIVTGYYDGGYLHTVGAHNGFQKAGGSIKLSLATGYREEDFSMQPLKDQYESSQSDCVLSIFSGDYVQWFFRDLQRYFSEQPVPVYLPPFAFEESMLKEAVYPGNPVSGIAAWSKKLENPENEQFIEAIASAGREANLFCLLGWEAGIIAAFLLEQFKESPNALLASEKLKEFSFETPRGKVSFHAQTHVSIAPLYEVEIENDGNDRCSVKIVREVADTESAYEELISQELDNAVSGWYNSYTCI; translated from the coding sequence TTCATTGGCTGCTTCCGGATATGAGAATGTTCGTGTTTTGACTGAAAACATCGGGTTCGGAACGGATAAACAATTGTGCTACAAATGTGCAGAAAACCTGATCATGCATGAAAATGCGCAGATTGTATTTGCATACATCGGTCACCGGACAGCACAGGTATTACGCCCTTTGTTTGCGGCAGCCAATCGCTTATTGATCGTACTGGATGCAGGTGCGCACATGCCCCAGGAATGGCCGGTTTCTCCGAATATCTTTTACCATTCCCTGCAAAATGCGCTGGGAAGCTGGTTGAGTTCGGGGATGGCGGTACGAAATGGCCACGTTTCAGCAAGTATCGTCACTGGTTATTACGACGGTGGTTATTTACACACGGTGGGAGCACACAACGGTTTCCAGAAAGCCGGCGGAAGCATCAAATTGAGCCTCGCCACCGGTTACCGCGAAGAAGACTTTTCCATGCAACCACTCAAGGATCAATACGAGTCCTCCCAGAGTGACTGCGTACTCAGCATTTTTAGCGGAGACTATGTACAATGGTTCTTCCGCGATTTGCAACGCTATTTTTCGGAGCAACCCGTTCCGGTATATCTTCCTCCTTTTGCCTTTGAAGAATCTATGCTGAAGGAAGCAGTGTACCCCGGAAATCCGGTTAGTGGAATAGCTGCCTGGTCGAAGAAACTTGAAAACCCGGAAAACGAGCAATTTATAGAAGCCATTGCTTCCGCCGGACGTGAGGCTAACCTGTTCTGTCTCCTGGGATGGGAGGCGGGAATCATTGCTGCATTTTTACTGGAACAGTTCAAAGAAAGCCCGAATGCGCTTCTTGCATCCGAAAAGTTGAAGGAATTCAGTTTTGAAACTCCCAGAGGAAAAGTTTCTTTCCATGCACAAACACATGTGTCAATTGCACCGCTTTACGAGGTCGAAATCGAAAACGACGGGAATGACCGTTGTTCCGTAAAGATCGTCCGTGAAGTTGCAGATACGGAATCTGCTTATGAAGAGTTGATATCCCAGGAATTGGATAACGCTGTCTCGGGATGGTATAACAGTTATACGTGTATTTGA